From the Argentina anserina chromosome 3, drPotAnse1.1, whole genome shotgun sequence genome, the window gattttggttttttattGGATACTAATTTTAACTACATTGTTCTTATTATCAGCTTTTAAGTGAATTTTCTAACAAATTACTGATCCCTTGTGTTAGATTTATGGTGTAATCACTTGTCTGTAAGTTGGCTGCTTATGCATGATTTATATACgataattaattatttaagcatttatattattttttgtagCTAAAAACTGGTTTGTTTATGTGGTTAGTGCTCTTAAGCAATCTAGATTTGGGATTtgagaattggaaagatataaAAGCTTGTTATAATGTGATTGTAATTGCCATGGACATTAACTGCTCGGTGGCCAATTACGCTGTTCTGCCTTTGAAATTAGTTCAGACTTGAGACTGATCCTAATTATAATTTCACCTCTAGCTTTTAGCTCCAAATTTTTGTTCCCCTTTGAATAATTGTGCACTTTGCTCGCCTAATTGAGAAAATTTAGTTTCAACTTGGTTGCTTCTATTATTTGCCTACTCCGTCTGTCTCTGTTTCTGCACAAACAATGTTGTCTACATCTGTAATCCTGTATGCTATataaaatacatgaacacCATAGTAGTTTGATAAAGTTCTTAACTATAGGAAATCCAAAGTTTTGTTGCAATGAAGTATGGAAATTTCCTGGCACGCTCAGTGCTTCTCAAGGTCCCAAATGGAGCAATGTGGCCAGTAAAATTGACAAGGTCTGTTAGGAGCACTTGGTTAGAGAAGGGATGGCTAGACGTTGCCAAGTTTTACTCCCTAGAAGAAGGATAAGAGCTATGAAAGTTTTGATTCTTGTTTTCTTGTAGGCATTTTTAATAAGAATCGTATTGAAATCAACTATCCATTTGAATGAAGTCAGCATGAAGAATCCAATTTAGGTGGAGGCATGCATGaatatttggttttgttcacTTGTGTGCGTTTTTACTTTCCTTATTGGGATTCTATTATTTCTTGTGATACTTTACTTGATCAAAAATGGACAAGAAATGGTGTTAAATTTTCACGAGCTAATACTTTCAAATCCAAATGTCCATTTTATGTCATCAAGCTCCACCCCACATACCTAACACACCACTTGGTAAGAATTTTTCAACAGATCCAAACTTCTGTGTAATGTAAACACACATACTTGATACTTTACACCTTTTCTTACACAACTTTACTGATGTTTGCAGCAAATACCTATATCATTTGCCAAAAAATATATCTGCAGCTTAGGTGAGACTGAAAAGGTGAACCTCCGAATTCCAAATGGAGAAACTTACTCTGCTGAAATCAGTGTCAAGAATTATGTCGGATGCAACGATAGTGCAAAAACTCGGGGCGGACTGGGCGGTTGGATTAAACTTGCACGAGACACTCATCTGCATGTCGGAGATGAAATTGTTCTTGAGATGATAGAGCAGCAACctaaaattacatttaaaGTTCATATATTCCGAGCTTAGAATATATAACAGTTTTAGGACCTTTGCTGCATTATGTGAAACCATAgtgtatgtcacttacttctATCAGGTCATCGAGCTCATCAGTTCTTAGGACTGGACATCAACAGGTCGTAATGTTTATGGAATGCTACAATTTGCTGATAAAGCATATTTTCCCTACTGTCAGCATCATCATGAATTGAGTTATAGCTTACCACCTGAGTCGactaagaaacaaaaattaagaTTACTTCATGTCAAAACTGGGTTGCTTTTATGTCTCAAATGTTTTTTCAAACATTTGCATCAGAAGATGACGAAGGAGATTGCAATCTCCTTTCTATTTTTCACTGTTAGAAATTCTTAAGATTTGCATCAGAAGATGATGAAGGGGATTTTTTAGTCTGGCATTTAGTCTAGTTGCCAGAATTTGAAATACCTCTGTGTGTTTTGGTCAAAAGAGAATTAGATATACCTAAATACTAGTATGGTGTCATTGGTGTGGGAACTTTAATGACAAAAAAATCATATCATGTCCCTACACCTTGATGTGACATGCTATTAAAAATCTCTTGCATTTATTTTTATCCTTAATTTCTgactgtttttatttttatttttccacaCATGGATACT encodes:
- the LOC126786043 gene encoding B3 domain-containing transcription factor VRN1-like isoform X3, with translation MREKNPGFNKALQDGKLEIQSFVAMKYGNFLARSVLLKVPNGAMWPVKLTRSVRSTWLEKGWLDVAKFYSLEEG
- the LOC126786043 gene encoding uncharacterized protein LOC126786043 isoform X2 encodes the protein MREKNPGFNKALQDGKLQIPISFAKKYICSLGETEKVNLRIPNGETYSAEISVKNYVGCNDSAKTRGGLGGWIKLARDTHLHVGDEIVLEMIEQQPKITFKVHIFRA
- the LOC126786043 gene encoding uncharacterized protein LOC126786043 isoform X1, whose amino-acid sequence is MASIISLALQEKNPGFNKALQDGKLQIPISFAKKYICSLGETEKVNLRIPNGETYSAEISVKNYVGCNDSAKTRGGLGGWIKLARDTHLHVGDEIVLEMIEQQPKITFKVHIFRA